The Prevotella sp. E9-3 genome has a window encoding:
- a CDS encoding lipocalin-like domain-containing protein — protein sequence MNNKYIYTLLAVIFMLTACDFEVSDNGDLDGYWQLKQQDTLATGGTTDMRNSGYYWAIQVNLLEIRDVQAHQLNVLFRFEHKDSKLRLYNPIADNRNISDSLIVSPATLEPYGLQDIDETFDIIELNSDKMVLENACYRYHFRKY from the coding sequence ATGAACAACAAATATATCTATACCTTACTTGCAGTCATCTTTATGCTGACGGCCTGCGATTTCGAAGTCTCAGACAATGGTGACCTCGACGGTTACTGGCAACTGAAACAGCAAGACACGTTGGCAACCGGTGGAACAACCGACATGCGCAACTCCGGCTATTACTGGGCCATACAAGTAAACCTTTTGGAAATCAGGGATGTTCAAGCACACCAGCTTAATGTCCTATTCCGTTTTGAGCATAAAGACAGCAAGCTACGGCTTTACAATCCTATAGCCGACAACCGTAACATCTCTGACAGCCTCATCGTAAGTCCTGCCACGCTCGAGCCTTACGGTTTACAGGATATTGACGAGACATTTGACATTATAGAGCTCAATAGCGACAAGATGGTACTTGAAAACGCATGCTATCGTTACCACTTCCGCAAGTACTGA
- a CDS encoding capsule assembly Wzi family protein codes for MISVKQLLYSILLFYAPHPIMAQTEVRTEAQLTTSSGDHAPLWLNANKYGLSSLDKTNGYLRAGVFHHHENDTLSRWAIGYGADVAVAKGFTSTFVVQQAYADVRWLKGLLTIGSKEQPIELKSQELSSGAMSLGKNARPVPAVRISLPDYWTVPYTHGWLGIKGHISYGMQTDDKWQKEFTAEPYKRTEHAKLHTKAGYLHIGKADKPISVELGLEMACQYGGTTYTLNPYSETPDNPEYISIKNQDGLNGMFKALIPSGGEVKEGTYENASGNHLGSYLLRVNMNFDKWYLGLYADHYFDDHSQMFFLDYDGYGEGEEFNEWKHSRWLVYDLKDIMLGAELKLKNQSWLNNIVVEYIYTKYQSGPIYHDRTYYLSDHIAGRDNYYNNYMQTGWQHWGQVMGNPLFRSPLYNEINEHYGTHEIIVANNRFWAWHFGLSGDPIEQLHYRLLATWQRGWGTYDIPFMDPERNMSLLAEAEYRFGNQSSLRGWAVKGAFGLDQGGLLGNNTGIQFTISHRFNIKKP; via the coding sequence ATGATATCTGTCAAACAACTACTTTATTCTATCCTTTTGTTCTATGCCCCCCACCCCATTATGGCTCAAACGGAGGTGAGAACAGAAGCGCAGCTCACCACCTCGTCGGGCGACCATGCCCCTCTTTGGCTGAACGCTAACAAATACGGTCTCAGTTCGCTCGACAAGACGAACGGATATCTAAGAGCTGGCGTTTTCCACCATCACGAGAACGACACGCTCAGCCGATGGGCCATTGGCTATGGTGCCGATGTGGCTGTAGCCAAGGGGTTTACAAGCACATTCGTAGTTCAGCAGGCGTACGCCGATGTGCGTTGGTTGAAAGGATTGCTCACGATTGGCAGCAAGGAGCAGCCCATAGAACTAAAAAGTCAGGAACTGAGCAGTGGTGCCATGTCGCTGGGAAAGAACGCGCGTCCTGTACCTGCTGTCCGAATTAGTCTGCCCGATTATTGGACCGTTCCCTACACACATGGTTGGTTAGGCATAAAGGGACACATATCCTATGGAATGCAGACTGACGACAAATGGCAGAAAGAGTTCACGGCCGAACCATACAAGCGTACTGAACATGCAAAGCTTCACACAAAAGCAGGATATCTTCACATTGGAAAGGCAGACAAGCCTATTAGCGTGGAACTGGGATTGGAAATGGCCTGCCAGTATGGAGGAACCACCTATACCCTCAACCCCTATTCCGAAACGCCTGATAACCCTGAATACATATCCATCAAGAACCAAGATGGTCTGAATGGCATGTTCAAAGCGTTAATACCCAGTGGCGGCGAGGTGAAAGAAGGCACCTACGAAAACGCATCGGGCAATCACTTAGGCAGTTACCTACTGCGTGTCAACATGAACTTTGACAAGTGGTACCTTGGACTCTATGCCGACCACTATTTTGACGACCACTCTCAGATGTTCTTCCTCGATTACGACGGATACGGCGAGGGTGAAGAGTTTAACGAATGGAAGCATAGCCGCTGGCTTGTCTATGACCTGAAAGACATCATGTTAGGTGCTGAACTTAAACTGAAGAACCAGTCGTGGCTGAATAATATTGTCGTTGAATACATTTACACTAAATACCAAAGCGGCCCTATCTATCACGACCGTACCTACTATCTGTCAGACCACATTGCCGGACGTGACAACTACTATAACAACTACATGCAAACCGGCTGGCAGCATTGGGGACAGGTGATGGGAAATCCCCTCTTCCGTTCACCCCTTTATAATGAAATCAACGAGCATTACGGAACTCATGAAATCATAGTAGCCAACAATAGGTTCTGGGCCTGGCATTTCGGTCTTAGCGGCGACCCTATTGAGCAGCTGCATTATCGTTTACTTGCCACATGGCAACGCGGATGGGGTACCTACGACATTCCTTTTATGGATCCTGAACGCAACATGAGTCTGCTGGCTGAAGCAGAATACAGATTTGGCAATCAATCCTCTCTCCGTGGTTGGGCCGTCAAAGGCGCTTTCGGTTTAGATCAAGGTGGCCTGTTAGGCAACAACACTGGCATACAGTTCACTATCAGTCATCGTTTTAATATCAAGAAGCCATGA
- a CDS encoding phosphatase PAP2 family protein: MNSVSPKETFIVIAASILFLLFQWLVVGLIPAQILMVVLFNLLFFLHPISRKLAMALLPFVFFEMSYDWMRLYPNYLVNPIDIQGVYETEKALFGITTENGTLIPCEYFNLHNNAVADFVTGLFYLCWVPGPIAIAIWLFFKGQRDYCLRFTWAFLFVNLVGFIGYYIHPTAPPWYAIEYGFEPDFTTPGNVAGLGRFDELVGFPVFTSIYVNNSNIFAAIPSLHSAYMTVATIYVVYSKQSYHLLLVSLWITIGIWFTAVYSCHHYIIDVILGIATALIGVAIFEKGILRIPAINHFFQRYTNYIS; the protein is encoded by the coding sequence ATGAACTCGGTTTCCCCAAAAGAGACTTTCATCGTCATCGCAGCCTCCATCCTCTTCCTTCTCTTTCAATGGTTGGTAGTAGGACTCATTCCAGCACAGATACTCATGGTGGTGCTGTTCAACTTGTTGTTTTTCCTCCACCCCATTTCGCGCAAACTGGCAATGGCACTACTTCCTTTCGTGTTTTTTGAAATGAGTTACGACTGGATGCGTCTTTACCCTAACTATTTAGTAAACCCAATAGACATTCAAGGCGTTTATGAAACCGAGAAAGCCTTGTTTGGCATCACCACCGAAAACGGCACACTCATTCCTTGCGAGTATTTCAACCTACATAATAATGCCGTGGCAGATTTTGTCACCGGACTTTTCTACCTGTGTTGGGTACCTGGCCCTATTGCGATAGCTATCTGGTTGTTTTTCAAAGGCCAACGTGACTACTGCCTGCGTTTCACCTGGGCATTCCTGTTTGTCAATCTTGTAGGCTTCATTGGCTATTATATTCACCCTACAGCTCCCCCTTGGTATGCCATAGAGTACGGCTTTGAGCCCGATTTCACGACACCTGGTAATGTGGCAGGATTGGGAAGGTTTGACGAACTTGTTGGCTTTCCGGTTTTCACAAGTATCTATGTAAACAATTCCAACATCTTTGCAGCTATTCCCTCGCTTCACTCTGCCTATATGACCGTGGCGACTATTTATGTGGTTTACTCCAAGCAATCCTATCATTTACTCTTAGTAAGCCTATGGATCACTATTGGCATTTGGTTCACCGCCGTTTATTCTTGCCACCACTATATCATCGATGTAATCCTTGGTATTGCCACAGCGCTCATCGGAGTGGCTATTTTCGAGAAAGGCATTCTTAGAATCCCTGCCATCAATCATTTCTTCCAACGTTATACAAACTACATCTCTTGA
- a CDS encoding CDP-alcohol phosphatidyltransferase family protein — translation MNYRDYLQKIIYHLIDPIINLMLKMGITPNGITAAGFVGNLIALWFFLDAAQCWNNGARNPYTLIGWGGFIILAAGLFDMMDGRLARTGNLSSKFGALWDSTLDRYSELVTLFGICLIFVKADWFWMSVTTFAAMVGSVMVSYVRARAEGLGIECKVGFMQRPERVVVTAVTAIVSGITAELWWMAGGMILIAILANITACWRILHCYKELR, via the coding sequence ATGAATTATCGTGATTACTTACAAAAGATTATCTATCACCTCATAGACCCTATCATCAATTTAATGCTGAAGATGGGCATCACCCCCAACGGCATTACAGCAGCCGGCTTTGTGGGCAATCTGATAGCCCTCTGGTTCTTTCTTGATGCAGCCCAATGCTGGAATAATGGGGCACGCAATCCTTATACGCTTATCGGATGGGGAGGTTTTATTATCTTAGCTGCAGGACTATTTGATATGATGGATGGCCGACTGGCTCGTACAGGCAATCTTTCATCAAAGTTTGGCGCCCTATGGGACTCTACGCTCGACCGCTATAGTGAGCTTGTCACCCTATTTGGCATTTGTCTGATATTCGTCAAAGCCGATTGGTTCTGGATGAGTGTTACGACCTTTGCTGCCATGGTAGGCTCAGTAATGGTAAGTTATGTCCGGGCAAGGGCCGAAGGACTGGGAATTGAATGCAAGGTAGGGTTCATGCAGCGACCCGAACGAGTGGTAGTAACAGCCGTCACAGCCATTGTCAGTGGAATAACGGCAGAACTCTGGTGGATGGCTGGCGGCATGATTCTTATTGCTATTCTTGCCAATATTACAGCCTGCTGGCGTATTCTCCATTGCTATAAAGAACTGAGATAG
- a CDS encoding GtrA family protein: protein MGRVRHELWLFCKAQMSAQIATLIDFITSLILAEAIGLWYVLATFLGALTGGVANCCINYRWVFDAHGARKTAISVKYLLVWTGSLGLNTLGTYILTEYTGYHFIIAKALTAIMVGIFWNYLLQRNFVYR, encoded by the coding sequence ATGGGAAGGGTAAGACACGAGCTATGGTTATTCTGTAAGGCGCAAATGTCGGCTCAGATAGCCACATTGATCGACTTCATCACCTCCCTTATACTGGCTGAAGCCATAGGTTTATGGTATGTATTGGCAACGTTTCTTGGAGCCCTGACGGGAGGTGTGGCTAACTGTTGTATCAATTACAGATGGGTGTTTGATGCCCACGGGGCAAGAAAGACCGCCATCTCAGTAAAATACTTGCTTGTATGGACAGGCAGTCTTGGTCTAAACACCCTTGGAACCTATATTCTAACGGAATATACCGGCTACCACTTCATCATCGCTAAGGCTCTGACCGCCATTATGGTTGGAATATTTTGGAATTATCTACTACAAAGGAATTTTGTGTATCGGTGA
- a CDS encoding phosphatidylglycerophosphatase A yields the protein MKKEPILATIIGTGFGAGYWPWGPGTAGAILATIMWMGATLLFTPISVFWFTLTAIILFTILGTWATAKLQPYWGDDPSRVVVDEMIGVWTPLLLASTWQQAILALVLFRFFDIAKPLGIRSLDRRKGAFWVMADDLLAGIYSAIVLYLIIYIWEG from the coding sequence ATGAAGAAGGAACCCATTTTAGCCACTATCATTGGAACTGGATTTGGAGCAGGCTACTGGCCTTGGGGACCAGGAACAGCAGGAGCTATACTAGCCACAATCATGTGGATGGGAGCGACACTACTATTCACACCGATTTCAGTATTCTGGTTCACCCTGACTGCCATCATACTATTTACCATTCTTGGTACTTGGGCAACAGCCAAATTGCAACCATATTGGGGAGACGATCCCAGCCGGGTGGTGGTTGATGAGATGATAGGCGTATGGACGCCCTTGCTCTTGGCAAGCACTTGGCAACAGGCCATCCTGGCATTGGTCTTGTTCCGCTTCTTCGACATAGCTAAACCATTGGGCATCCGTAGCCTTGATCGCAGAAAAGGAGCTTTTTGGGTAATGGCCGACGACCTCCTTGCGGGCATCTATTCGGCAATTGTACTATACCTAATTATATATATATGGGAAGGGTAA
- a CDS encoding inositol-3-phosphate synthase, translating into MEQANVIPAKGKLGILIVGNGAVATTFMTGVLMVRKGLAKPVGSMTQYDKIRVGRGTDKKYMKYGDIVSIASLNDIVFGTWDVYPQNAYQAAMYAEVLKPKDIEPVRDELEKIVPMKAAFDKNYAKRLDGDNVKTISNGGDTKMPTRWEMVEMLREDIKNFKQQNDCARVVVLWAASTEIYVPVFEPVHHHLSDLEAAMKADDREHVAPSMCYAYAALKEGAPFVMGAPNTTVDIPAMWELAEQTKMPIAGKDFKTGQTLVKSGFAPIIGTRCLGLDGWFSTNILGNRDGLVLDEPQNFRTKEVSKLSTLETILKADEQPDLYTDYYHKVRINYYPPRNDNKESWDNIDIFGWMGYPMQIKINFLCRDSILAAPVCLDLCLLIDLAARAGRYGTQRFLSFFLKSPMHDYTVGEEAVNHLYRQHTLLKNAIREMGGYEADEEID; encoded by the coding sequence ATGGAACAAGCAAATGTAATCCCTGCTAAGGGTAAGTTGGGAATTCTGATTGTCGGCAATGGTGCCGTTGCTACAACATTTATGACCGGCGTCTTGATGGTGCGCAAAGGACTTGCTAAACCTGTCGGGTCTATGACTCAATATGATAAAATTCGCGTAGGACGTGGAACCGACAAAAAGTATATGAAATATGGTGATATCGTTTCAATTGCCAGTCTGAACGATATCGTTTTCGGAACCTGGGACGTTTATCCGCAGAATGCTTATCAGGCAGCTATGTATGCTGAGGTGCTGAAGCCAAAGGATATAGAGCCTGTTCGCGATGAGTTGGAGAAAATCGTTCCCATGAAAGCTGCTTTCGATAAGAACTATGCAAAGCGTCTGGACGGAGATAATGTGAAAACTATTAGCAATGGTGGCGACACTAAGATGCCTACCCGTTGGGAAATGGTAGAAATGCTTCGCGAGGACATCAAGAACTTTAAACAGCAGAATGACTGTGCACGTGTAGTGGTTCTCTGGGCTGCATCAACCGAAATCTATGTGCCCGTGTTCGAACCGGTTCATCATCATCTTAGCGATCTTGAGGCGGCTATGAAAGCCGACGATCGTGAGCATGTGGCTCCCTCCATGTGCTATGCCTATGCTGCTCTGAAGGAAGGGGCTCCTTTTGTGATGGGTGCGCCTAATACTACCGTAGATATTCCCGCTATGTGGGAGTTGGCCGAGCAGACAAAAATGCCTATTGCGGGCAAAGACTTCAAGACAGGTCAGACACTCGTAAAAAGTGGTTTTGCTCCTATCATCGGTACACGTTGCTTAGGACTTGACGGATGGTTCTCAACAAATATTCTTGGCAATCGTGATGGCTTAGTGCTTGACGAGCCACAGAACTTCCGTACAAAGGAAGTTTCTAAACTTTCTACACTTGAGACCATTCTCAAGGCCGATGAACAGCCCGACCTTTATACCGACTATTATCATAAAGTGCGCATCAACTATTATCCTCCTCGTAATGATAACAAAGAGTCATGGGATAATATCGATATTTTTGGATGGATGGGCTATCCTATGCAGATAAAGATTAATTTCCTTTGCCGAGATTCTATCCTTGCAGCTCCTGTCTGTCTTGACCTTTGTCTGCTCATTGATTTGGCTGCTCGCGCTGGCCGTTATGGCACCCAGCGCTTCCTTTCGTTCTTCTTGAAGAGCCCAATGCACGACTATACCGTGGGTGAGGAAGCTGTAAACCATCTCTATCGCCAGCATACTTTGTTGAAAAACGCTATCCGTGAAATGGGTGGCTATGAAGCCGACGAAGAGATTGACTAA
- a CDS encoding DUF5686 and carboxypeptidase-like regulatory domain-containing protein, with amino-acid sequence MITKRFALLSCSLFLSLLSVWAQIRGVVVDADDGYPVPYASVLYKGNDIGAKCDGEGRFTISRHNGWRLTFSAVGYQSQIVNVSSSTPVTLTIRLKQEQQTLQEVTVKSKRSSRYRRKDNPAVELMRKVIAHKKQNDLKQHDFYRYTNYQKLGLGLNDVNPLMLDKGIFKKYPWLASQVEVSQYNDKLVLPLTVDETVTEHLYRKNPKKEKTITIGQKSSGVNDLFQTGNILTTVMRDVFSDVNIYDDYILLLRHKFSSPIGRDAIQFYRFYITDTVYVGHDRCIHLDFVPNNQQDFGFRGQIFIVDDSTYQVKRCELSLPKSTDVNWIEGFQCMQEFTKQPDGEWLLTIDDMIVELMVTDFITRAIITRTTRRSDFDFSPIAKSDMKGGEEEVVPGSTHRDEAFWNRHRMVEFTKSERQMGSFLSHIEQLKGFRYVIFVLKALFENYLETGSREHPSKFDVGPVNTMVSQNFYDGLRLRMSGQTTANLNPHWYAKGYYAHGMRHNENYYNAEITYSLRKCEYLPQEFPMRAISVSSGRDVALPSDKYGPSDKDNVFKSFKVHDIDKMFMYNTQKLNFDYETAGHLRVSLGLKTEKLNPIGNIAFIPLSSMSSKMNSSPSTTTPASLSDIRTTEATFGLRLAPKEKFFNTKQRRRTLNKDAWFVSIQHTMGLNHFIGGQYKYNFSEMEFYRRNWLPMSWGRIDLRMKAGAQWNQVPYPLLIMPQANLSYILDYSAFNMINNMEFLNDRYASLMLTWEMGGKLFNRIPLLRKLKWREVAEFKTLWGRLSDKNNPFLQNNAGSGVLMYFPEGSSVLDGKQPYMEYAVGVQNIFNLIQIEYVRRLNYLNLPTAQKHGIRIVINPTF; translated from the coding sequence ATGATTACCAAACGCTTCGCACTATTATCATGTAGCCTTTTTTTGTCACTGCTTTCTGTCTGGGCACAAATAAGGGGTGTTGTCGTTGATGCCGACGATGGCTATCCTGTTCCCTATGCAAGTGTATTATATAAAGGAAATGATATTGGTGCGAAGTGTGATGGCGAAGGCCGTTTCACAATCAGTCGTCATAATGGATGGCGACTGACATTTAGTGCGGTAGGCTATCAGTCTCAGATAGTCAATGTGTCCTCTTCTACTCCTGTGACATTGACTATCCGACTCAAGCAAGAGCAGCAGACGCTTCAGGAAGTTACGGTGAAATCCAAACGTTCATCGCGCTATCGCAGGAAAGACAATCCGGCAGTAGAACTGATGAGAAAGGTGATTGCTCATAAGAAGCAGAACGACCTGAAGCAGCACGATTTCTATCGATATACGAACTATCAGAAACTTGGTCTTGGCTTGAACGATGTGAATCCCCTTATGCTGGATAAGGGCATTTTCAAGAAGTATCCTTGGCTGGCCAGTCAGGTAGAGGTGAGCCAGTATAATGACAAACTGGTGTTGCCGCTTACTGTCGATGAAACGGTGACCGAGCATCTCTATCGTAAGAATCCTAAAAAGGAAAAGACCATAACGATAGGACAAAAGTCGTCGGGTGTGAACGACCTCTTTCAAACGGGTAATATCCTGACGACTGTGATGCGTGATGTGTTCAGCGATGTGAACATCTACGACGACTACATCCTGCTGTTGCGCCATAAGTTCAGTAGTCCCATTGGTAGGGATGCCATTCAATTCTACCGTTTTTATATTACTGATACAGTCTATGTAGGGCATGATCGTTGCATACATCTTGATTTCGTTCCCAATAACCAGCAGGATTTTGGCTTCCGTGGACAGATTTTTATTGTTGACGATTCTACTTATCAGGTGAAGCGCTGTGAACTGTCATTACCAAAATCTACTGATGTAAACTGGATTGAAGGTTTCCAGTGTATGCAGGAATTCACCAAGCAACCTGATGGAGAGTGGTTGCTCACTATCGACGATATGATTGTTGAATTGATGGTGACAGACTTTATTACCCGTGCCATCATTACCCGAACCACTCGTCGTAGTGACTTTGATTTCTCACCAATAGCCAAGAGTGATATGAAGGGTGGAGAAGAGGAGGTGGTTCCTGGCTCTACTCATCGTGATGAGGCTTTCTGGAACCGGCATAGAATGGTTGAATTTACCAAAAGTGAGCGGCAGATGGGAAGTTTCTTGAGTCATATTGAACAATTGAAGGGCTTTAGATATGTGATCTTCGTCCTGAAGGCACTATTTGAGAATTATCTGGAAACAGGTTCGCGTGAGCATCCAAGTAAGTTTGATGTAGGTCCTGTCAACACAATGGTGTCTCAAAATTTCTATGATGGGTTAAGGTTGCGTATGAGTGGACAGACCACAGCCAATCTGAATCCACACTGGTATGCAAAGGGATACTACGCTCATGGCATGCGTCATAATGAGAATTACTATAATGCGGAAATCACCTATTCACTGAGAAAATGCGAATATCTGCCGCAAGAATTTCCCATGCGCGCTATTTCTGTCTCGTCTGGGCGCGATGTTGCTCTGCCCAGTGATAAGTATGGGCCATCCGACAAGGATAATGTCTTTAAGTCGTTCAAAGTTCATGATATAGACAAAATGTTTATGTACAATACGCAGAAACTGAACTTTGACTATGAGACTGCAGGGCATTTGCGTGTGTCGTTGGGCTTGAAGACTGAGAAACTGAATCCTATCGGAAATATTGCTTTTATACCTCTTAGTAGTATGTCTTCGAAAATGAATTCTTCGCCTTCGACGACCACCCCTGCATCCCTTTCCGATATCCGCACAACTGAGGCTACTTTCGGGCTCCGCTTAGCTCCTAAAGAAAAGTTTTTCAATACGAAGCAGCGTCGTCGTACCCTGAACAAAGATGCTTGGTTTGTGAGTATTCAGCACACTATGGGCTTGAACCATTTCATTGGCGGACAATATAAATATAACTTCTCTGAGATGGAGTTCTATCGTCGTAATTGGTTGCCGATGAGCTGGGGACGCATAGATCTAAGAATGAAGGCTGGCGCTCAATGGAATCAGGTGCCTTATCCGTTGCTCATCATGCCACAGGCAAATTTGTCTTATATTCTCGATTATTCTGCCTTCAATATGATTAATAATATGGAGTTCCTGAACGACCGCTACGCTTCGTTGATGCTTACTTGGGAAATGGGCGGAAAACTATTCAACCGCATTCCGCTTTTACGGAAACTGAAGTGGCGTGAAGTGGCAGAGTTTAAAACCTTATGGGGACGATTGTCTGATAAGAATAATCCCTTCTTACAAAATAATGCAGGTAGTGGCGTGCTGATGTATTTCCCAGAGGGAAGTTCTGTTTTGGATGGAAAACAACCATATATGGAATATGCGGTTGGTGTTCAGAATATCTTTAATTTGATTCAGATAGAATATGTTCGTCGATTAAACTATCTGAATCTGCCTACGGCCCAAAAGCATGGCATACGTATTGTGATTAATCCTACATTCTGA
- a CDS encoding LacI family DNA-binding transcriptional regulator yields MPKHRVSLKDLAQELGVSIATVSRALHNSPEIGQEMQRKVKELAQKMNYKPNPFALSLRSEAPKVIGVVVPNLVTHFFAAVLDGIESEARKEGYNVISANSHERQDDETRAIDNFNSMHVEGIIACLAQETTDYSHFEEISRMGIPLVFFVRTMPNARFSCVTANGAEAAQQATQHLIDTGSRRIAFIGGPNHLDIVQRRKHGYLEALRENRIPIERELVSCHRIDYDVALQETIRLLSMPNRPDAILAFNDIVTFAAFTAIKQKGLRIPEDVALIGFTDDNHARYVTPRLSTIEDQSQLIGQKACQLLLRQIKGDTKIYQEVVPLKIVIRETSAKHQ; encoded by the coding sequence ATGCCTAAGCATCGAGTATCATTGAAAGACCTGGCTCAAGAGTTAGGAGTGAGTATAGCTACCGTTAGTCGTGCCTTGCATAATAGTCCTGAGATAGGGCAGGAGATGCAGAGAAAGGTGAAGGAATTGGCGCAGAAAATGAATTACAAGCCGAATCCGTTTGCTTTAAGTTTGCGAAGTGAGGCTCCAAAAGTGATTGGAGTCGTAGTGCCCAATTTGGTAACTCATTTCTTTGCTGCGGTACTTGACGGTATAGAATCAGAAGCACGAAAAGAAGGGTATAATGTGATTAGTGCTAATAGTCATGAAAGGCAGGATGATGAAACACGAGCCATTGACAACTTTAATAGTATGCATGTGGAGGGAATCATTGCTTGCTTAGCGCAGGAAACGACCGACTATAGTCATTTTGAAGAAATATCCAGAATGGGTATTCCATTGGTGTTTTTTGTACGAACAATGCCCAATGCGCGATTCTCATGCGTTACAGCCAATGGAGCTGAGGCTGCCCAGCAAGCCACTCAGCACCTTATTGATACAGGTTCACGACGTATAGCATTTATTGGGGGGCCTAATCATCTTGATATAGTTCAGCGTAGAAAACATGGCTATTTGGAAGCCTTACGCGAGAATCGTATTCCTATTGAGCGTGAGCTGGTTTCATGCCATCGTATAGATTATGATGTGGCGCTGCAGGAGACTATCCGTCTTTTGAGTATGCCCAATCGCCCGGATGCCATTCTGGCTTTTAATGATATAGTGACATTTGCAGCTTTTACGGCTATCAAGCAGAAAGGTCTGCGTATTCCTGAAGATGTTGCGCTGATAGGTTTTACTGACGATAATCATGCTCGATATGTTACGCCTCGTCTCTCTACCATCGAAGACCAGTCGCAACTTATTGGTCAGAAAGCGTGTCAATTGCTTTTGCGTCAGATTAAAGGTGATACGAAAATATACCAGGAGGTTGTTCCATTGAAAATTGTGATTAGGGAAACATCAGCGAAGCATCAGTAA